In Actinobacillus equuli, the genomic stretch CAGATTGAGCTGATCATAACTTAGACTTTTAGCGGTTAAATCCAGGTCTAAGTTAGGCTCGGCAACTTTGCCGGTCAACTTCACATTCCCTTGAATATTTGCCGCCAATTTAGGCAATAAACCGGTTAAATTCGGCGCATTAATTTGCGCAGAAAAATCCGACTTATCACTTAAGATCCCTTTAAGCGCAATATTATTTTCGCCATAAATCAGCGTTGCGGAAGGTACATCTAATAAGGTTTTATTATTTGATTTAATCTCACCTTTGAGCTGTAAATTTTTTTGCAACAGCGAACCGTTCAGATCTAAATTCGAAACTTCAACATGCCAATCCGAACCGTTTTCACCCCGCCCCGCATAGCCTTTCGACTGTAAACCGCCGGAAAGCACTGCCGCCCATTCCGGCGCAAGCGATTTTGTATTGATCGTATCCAGATCCGTTTTCGCATCCCATGCAACACCGTTTTCCCAATTCACATTTCCGCTTAAATTTGCTTTCCCCTCTAAAGCATTCAGCACAAGTTGCTCAATATGAAATTGGGTAATTTCGCCCTGTCCTTTTAAATGCGCACGGCTCGCCGGAATGCCCATTCCTGTCGCACTCACTTGCGTATCTAACTGATAATTGAGTAAATCGCCGCGAAGCGATAGATCAATTTTCTCTAATTTCAGCGGTTCTTGACCCTTTTCCGGTATAAATGGATAAGAAACCGCATCACTGGTTAAATGCAGAGTCAATGGTGTTTTCGGCTCGGCAAGCTGAACTTCACCCTTTAAATTTGCTTTCACTGCACCGCTTGTTTGAATATCCAGAGAAGTTTTACCGAACAATTCACCTTTTAGCTCCGCTTTTACTTGGCTAGCAGGAATTTTTAGATCCGCCAATAACGGTGAATCCGTATTTAATGACCACTTCAGCGGATAATTTTCTGCGAGAGTCAGTAAACCGTTACCGCTTACATTGCCTCGATCACTTTTAAGCAATAATTGCGATAATTCGACCGATTGTTGATCCGCCTTCGCTTGCAATAACAACGATTCCACCTTCACAATAGATTGAGGTATAACGAACTTTCCGTCTTTATCTTTTACTTTCTGTTCAATGCGAATATTTTTGGCTTCCAATTGTGGAATTGCCGCATCTAAAGGCAAATTAATCGGTGCTTGTTTGGTCAATAGCGGCTGAGCTAATTTCGCTTTGATTTCCGCCCAGTCAATGGTAGAAACGGTCTGTTTTGCCGCTTTTTTTGCAATTTCTTGCGTTTTTTCGACCGCTTGTTCCGCGCTTGCCGGCGCAAATGAAAGAGTTAAACCATCCAATTCTGTCGGCGCTAAATTCACCGCTCTGCCTTTACCTGAAATGCCTGAATGGAAATGCGTTAAGGCCATATCCATCTCATCAACTTTGACTTGGATATTGTCTAAAGTAATTCTTTTAGCCGATATACCTAACGGTAAATTCAATTCGGTAAAAGGTTCGCTTTGCTTATCCGATTGAGAAGGAGGTAATTTGGCAGTATCAACCACCACAGCTGTATCCTTTAATGCGAGATTCTCGATGCACGTTTCTCGATTCAATAAACAACCAAAGCCAATATGTAAATCCGCTTGTCCGACAGAGACATCCACGCCGTCCATCACAAATTTAGTATCTGATAATGTCAACCCATCTTGCAGGCTACCGCTTACACTACCGATAGTTAATGGTTCGAGAAATTTATCCGCCAATTCAAAAGCGGTTCGTTGCCCTTTTCCTGTCATTAAAAATATAAAAGGAATCAAAATTAGGCATACCAAACCACAGCCTACATAACGTAGCCAGCGCCATTTGCTTTTTTTAGTTGTTGTTTGTGTTTGTTGTTCCGATTGAACACTTTCTACTTGTTGCTTATGCTGTTCACTCATGGCAGTCCCATTTATCTAATATAAAGAAAGCGGATAAATTTACCCGCTTGAATTATTATAATTCTGAACCTAAACCGATATAAAATTGCACACCTTTTTCATTATTCGGTGATCTTACCGGCGTTGCTAAATCAAATTTAATCGCACCAATTGGTGAAGCCCAACGTACACCAAGCCCTGCACCGGAATGCAGATCTTTCGCTTTAAATTTATTTGAAGCTAAACCCGTATCATAAAATAGCGCCACCCACCAATCCGGATAAACTTGATATTGATATTCAACCGTTGCAGTAGCGAGGTGAGAGGCACCAAGTAACTTACCATTTTGCGGATCTCGCGGCGAAATATCTTTATAGCCAAATCCACGTACACTCATATCACCACCGGCAAAATAGCGTAATGCAGGAGGAATACGATAGAAGTCATTCGAATGAATATGGCCGACCTCACCGCGCAAGAAGAAACGGTGATGATCAAAATAAGTTCTTACCCAGGCGCTCGATGCTTTCCAGCTATAGAAGTTCACATCTGAAGCCAATGCTTTTGCGCCCCAGTTCACCGTTAATTTTTGACTATCGCCCCAAAGCGGAAAACGATTGCCATCCGAACGAGTACGGTTTAATGAAGCGGTCGGATAAACTAACAACGTACGATGAGATTCATTCGCTTGCGTAAACGAATCGTAACGCGCTTTCACACCAGCAGAAAAAGACCAGCCGGTTTCATGTGTCCAAAAGCGCTGAAATCCTACTGTCGCAGCGGTTGACTTTGTATCATTTTGATCTTCGTTTTCTAATGCGCCTGAGAACTGATAATAATAATGGAGCGGATCTTCTCTTAACGGAATATTATAACCGAATTCAAAACGTTGCTCAGGCGCGGAAATATAGGTACGAGATTCAATACTGTGTCCACGGCTATTAATCCACGGTTTCTTCCAGTTTAACTGAAAACGAGGTCCCACATCGGTTGCGAAACCAATACCGACTTCCACGTCATTTTTCTTTTTAGGCTGAAATAACACATTTAAATCAACTACTTTCTCTTTTTCATTTAAATGAGGCTCAACCAATACCGAAGAGAACCAATCACTCGAAGAATAATCCGAGGTCATTTGCGATAGATCATTGGCATAATAAGGCTCACCGGATTTCACTTTTAAGATATTTTGTAAATACTCTTCTTTAATTTGATTATCAGTAAACGTAATTTCGCCATAACGATAACGAACACCGCTATCATAGCCTAAACGCCAATCCGCCGAATGTTCTTTCGGATAAATTTCTAAACGGTGATATAGCCAATGTCCGTCAAAATAACCTTTTTTAAAGGCTAAACTTTCAAGATTGCTTTTAAAACCATCATATTGCTCATGGTCTAAATTCGTACCTTTTTTGGGCACAGAATCAATTAATTTCGTAAACTCTTCGTCTTTACCCGCTTCACCCATGATGTGAACATCCGTTTCATCAATTTTCACTTTTTGACGGTCAAGCTCGACATTTAAGGTGAGTAAAGGTTTCTTACCCGCACGAGGGGTTTGAATAAATTGGTATTGAGTATTGTAATAACCTTTGGCTCTCAATGCTTTATCTACTGCGGTTTGCACAAGATATTGATGTCGTTCGGAACCATCCGCATACTCCTTTGCAATTTGCCCAAGGTATATCTTCACATTTGCCCAAGCATCTTTATCTTTTTTCTTTATGCCTTTTACTTCAAGATCAACCAACGCTTCCGCTTTTGCCGAAGTCTCCGCCTGTTCCTGTTTAGCAGAAACCTTCGTATGTTCAACAGATTGTTCTTCGGGCAAATCAGCCTCAGAAGATTGCGGTTCTACAGCTTCCGCTAAAGCCAATTGAGTAAAGGCAAGTAAACAACTTGCCGTTAATAGACCTAATTTAAAATTCACATCGTTATCCTAATAAATACTCAAAACATTTAATCTTTCGGAATGCCTCTTAGCAGCGGAACAGCATTAAATGGTGCGATCGAAGTTGGTGCCGGAGGATTATCAAATACCATAATCAATGTGCTTGCCGGTACTACCGCTTCATTTCGCCACAAGCTTCCCATACTCACAAGTTGAATATCTTGAGGTAAATTAGCAATTCCTTGCTCAAGAACAGCAACGCTATTCTTTCTCGGATGCCCAATTAAGATCGCACTACCATGCTTGCGAGCATATTCTATCGCTGTATCAAATTGCCGCTGAACATCACTAAGTAGATCACTGTCATCTAAAAATAAATTTCGTTCTAACGCTTTTACACCAAATTCCTTTGCCACTTTAGCCGCCACGCTTGGCCCGGTTTTACTATCTAAAAAGAATAACTGTTGTTGCGCCATCACTTTCATCAAATGGCTCATCGTGGTTCTATCTGCCGTCGCGCCACTGCCCATATGGTTATTTAGCCCGATTGCATAAGGCACTTGATTACGTGCCGCTTGAATCAATTGAGAGACTTTCGCTTCACTGGTACCAATCATCAATGCGCCCGACTCTATCGGTTGCTGCTTATTTTGAGGCTGCATCGGTAAATGAATCAATACATCTCGTTTTTGCTCATAAGCTTTCTTTGCTCTTGCCGTTGCATAGGGCGCAACGGGAATAATAGCGACACTCACTTCTTTCGGAAGTGCATAAATCGCATTATCTTCTTTCATTCGATAGCCGATATCATCAATTACAATTGCGAGTTTCCCCGCTTGGGCGGGTAATGTAATGAACAATAAGCCTTGCAAAAAAATCGCTAAAGTAGACCGCTTGTTTCCAAATAAATTCCACATTATTTCACCCAACCCATTGGATTTTTCGGATTTCCTTTTCGACGAATTTCAAAATACAGTGCGGAACGATTTTGCCCCCCCGAATTACCCACACTGGCAATTTGCTGTCCGGCTGAAACACGGCTGCCTTTACGCACCGAAACAGACTGGTTATAGCCGTATAACGACATATCGCCGTTACCATGGTCAACTACCACAACTTGACCATAACCTTGTAGCCAGTCGGCTAAAATTACACGTCCACCGGCAATGGCTCGCACCGGCGAACCTGCACTTGCCGCAATAACTACACCGTGCCAAGTCACTTCGCCCATTTGACGAGAACCAAAGCTATTCACTACTTTACCCGCCACCGGCATATTAAATTGTTTATTCGGCGCACCTAAACCGCTACCGGCTCTCACTTGTTGTTTTTCTTGCTCTGTCGCTTTACGCTTCTCTTCACTATTTTTTTTCTGTTCCAGCTTGGCAATCTCTTGTTTTTCTTGTTGCGCCGACTCTGCCGCCGCTTTCACCAATTGATTACGTAATGCAGATTCATTATTCTTTAATGATTCCAAACGACTTTCATCTTGCTCTAATGTTTTATCAATTGAACGTAGTGTCGTTTCACGTTCGTTTTGAACCTTTTTTAAATCCTTTTCTTGCTTCTTCTGTTCGGTTAACTGCGTTTGCTGACCTTTTTGCTGGCCTTTCAATTCATCACGGCGTGCTTTAAGTTCTTCTTGAGTACGACGTAATTCATTAATCGTATCGATACGCACTTGATTAATATGTTCGTAATAAGCCCCCATTCTGTCGGCATTTTTTGCCTGTTCAGACATCAAACGCTCTAATACGGACGGATGGATTCCCGAACGGTACGCCGAATCAAGTTGTTCTTTGAGTTTCTCTTTTTGCTCTTTCTCTTGCTTTTCTAATCTTTGAATTTCTTGTTCGGTACGCTTAATCGCTTGACGAGTTTCCGTTAGCGACATTTCCGTTTCTTTTAACTTATCAAGCACTTTACCCATCTCAACTTCTTGGGTTTTTAAGGTAGATTGCAGTACATTACGCTTTTGGCGCTGTTCATTGATTTTACTTTGTTGCTGCTTAATTTTTTGCTGAATATTTGACAATTCCGTTGCCATCGCAGACGGAAAAGAAAAAGAGGCTATCCCTAAAAGGGCGAGTGTTAAATAAAGAGGTCGAAGCGCTTTCACAAAAATATACCTATATCAAGAAACAAGATTAGATTACAAAATGACTTATTCTAATAAAATATTTGAGTAAAATCAGCTTTTCTCTTGCTTTTATAAAAAGAAACTGACTAACTATTTCAAAGTAGAGAGATTTTTGCTATAAATACGGCGTTTTCAAATCAACTTAAAAACATAGGAGTCTTTATGGAATTAGTATTTATTCGCCACGGTTTCAGTGAGTGGAATGCTAAAAACTTATTTACAGGTTGGCGTGATGTTAACTTAACAGAGCGTGGTATTGAAGAAGCGAAAGCAGCAGGTCAAAAATTAAAAGCAGCTGGTTATGAATTCGATATCGCTTTCACTTCTGTTTTAACTCGTGCAATCAAAACTTGTAACATCGTATTAGAAGAGTCTAATCAATTATGGATTCCACAAGTTAAAAACTGGCGTTTAAACGAACGTCATTACGGTGCGTTACAAGGTTTAGACAAAAAAGCAACGGCTGAACAATACGGTGACGAACAAGTTCACATTTGGCGTCGTTCTTACGACATTTCTCCACCGGATTTAGATGCTGCAGATCCAAATTCTGCACATAACGATCGTCGTTATGCTCACTTACCAAAAGATGTGATTCCAAATGCTGAAAACCTCAAAATCACTTTAGAACGTGTTTTACCATTCTGGGAAGATCAAATTGCGCCGGCATTATTATCTGGTAAACGTGTACTTGTAACTGCACACGGTAACTCTCTTCGTGCATTAGCAAAACACATCATCGGTATTTCTGATGAAGAAATCATGGATTTCGAAATCCCTACCGGTCAACCGTTAGTATTAAAATTAGATGACAAATTAAACTTCGTAGAAAAATTCTACTTATAATATTTAGTTTGTTGCTTAAACAAAAAACGCTCGAAGCTAAAACTTCGAGCGTTTCTTTTTGCAAAAAATTCCGTAAATTTAACCGCTTACCAAGCAAAAATCTGCTTAGCCAGCTGGAAGGCATATATTGCCAAACTGATTGCAATTGCATACATAATCACCCCAGTAAGAAAGTCCAAGATTTGCCATGTTCTACGCTTTTCAAAATAAGGTGATAGAAAACCCGCACCATATCCCACGCCGAAAAACCATAACAAAGAACAGCTTAACGCTCCGGCAAGAAACTCCATTTTACCTGTAAAGTCCAAATTTCCACCGATTCCACCTAAAATCACTACCGTATCAATATAAACGTGCGGATTTAAAAAAGTAATCGCAAAAGTAATCATTAAAGCTTTTTTCAAACTTGTCGCATTTTCATTACTTGCTTTTAATGCCTCGCTGCTTTTAAACATACTAATAAACGAACGACTACCATAGGTAAATAGAAAAAATGCCCCAAGTAATGCAATGACTAAGCTTAAAGTAGGCAAATTCGCCACGATAGAACCTAGCCCTAACACACCTAATGTCATTAAAAATACATCACCTAAAAAACAAAGTGATGCAACCCAAAAAACATGTTGCTTTAGGATTCCTTGTTTGAGTAAAAAAGCATTTTGTGCACCAATTGATACAATCAATCCAAAACAAACAATAAATCCTTGAATAAAAATTTCCATTTTTCCCTCAAATTAAGCCAATATGTAACCAATTATACGCAAACATTTATAAAAATGCGGTATAATCTCCCGAATTTTTTGTCCCCTTTCTTAACGACTAAGTATTTAGGAACCGATTATGTCTGAAACAATTGAAAACCAAGCTTGCATTGTCATTGCAATTGCCGGCGCTTCCGCTTCCGGAAAAAGCCTTATTGCATCAACTATCTATAAAGAATTAAAAGAAGAATTAGGTTCGGATGACATCGGTATTATTTCTGAAGATGCGTATTATAAAGATCAAACGCATTTAACCATGGATGAGCGTATTAAAACCAACTATGACCATCCTAACTCAATGGATCATCATTTACTGGTAGAACATTTACGCCAACTGAAACAAGGTCAAGCGATTGAAATTCCGGAATACGACTACGCAGAGCATAACCGTAAAACCACCACTAAACATTTTGCACCGAAGAAGATCATTATCTTAGAAGGTATTTTATTACTAACGGACGAAGAAATTCGTAACGAAATCAATGTCTCTATTTTCGTGGATGCGCCGTTAGATATTTGTTTCATTCGCCGTTTACAGCGTGACTTGGTGGAACGCGGTCGTTCAATGGAATCGGTAATTACCCAATACCGTAAAACCGTGCGTCCAATGTTCTTACAATTTATTGAACCGTCAAAACAATATGCCGATATTATTGTACCGAAAGGTGGTAAAAACCGTATTGCGATCAATATCTTAAAAGCGCAAATTAAACAATTATTGGCGGTAAAAAAATAGGATAAACAATTATGCGTTTATGTGACACAGATATAGAACGTTATTTAGATGAAGGCAAAATTGCGATTGAGCCTCGTCCGTCAAACGAAAAAATCTCAGGGGCGACCGTTGATGTTCGCTTAGGTAATTCGTTCCGTGTATTTCGTGAACACGCCACGCCTTATATTGATTTAAGCGGCCCTCGTGAACAAGTCACTGCCCAGCTTAATAAAGTGATGAGTGATGAAATTATTATCGCTGACAGTGATGCGTTTTTCCTTCACCCGGGCGAATTAGCGCTTGCAACGACATTAGAGTCGGTGACATTGCCGGATAATATTGTCGGTTGGTTAGACGGGCGCTCTTCTTTAGCTCGCTTAGGCTTGATGGTACATGTTACCGCACATCGAATCGATCCGGGTTGGCACGGTAAAATCGTATTAGAATTTTTCAATGCCGGTAAATTACCGCTTGCTTTACGTCCTAATATGGCAATCGGCGCATTAAGTTTTGAAGTGTTAAGTGGTCATGCGGCAAAACCTTATAATGCCCGTAAAGACGCAAAATATAAAAATCAGCAAAGTGCGGTTTCCAGCCGTATCAATCAAGACGATTAATGCGATAAGCGGTCAAATTTTCCAACTTTTTTGCAAAAGGTTAATGAAATTTGACCGCTGTTATCTTATAAGTACAAAAAAAGAGATCCGAAGATCTCTTTTTTATTGTCGCTAGATTAGCTATTTAATGCTCTTAAAATGTCATCCACACGCTCTTTCGCGTCACCGAATAACATTTGGGTATTTTCTTTAAAGAATAGTGGGTTTTGAACGCCTGCGTAACCAACCGCCATTGAACGTTTGAATACGATAACGTTTTGTGCTTTCCACACTTCTAATACCGGCATACCTGCGATTGGGCTTGACGGATCATCTAATGCCGCTGGGTTTACCGTGTCATTTGCACCGATAACCAATACTACATCGGTTTCTTCGAAATCATCATTGATTTCATCCATTTCAAGCACAACATCGTAAGGCACTTTCGCTTCTGCAAGTAATACGTTCATATGACCCGGTAAACGCCCCGCAACAGGGTGAATACCAAAACGCACATTGACACCTTTCTCACGTAATTTCGCAGTGATTTCCGCTACCGGATATTGTGCTTGCGCAACCGCCATACCGTATCCCGGAGTGATAATCACAGAACTTGCATTTTTCAGCATTTCCGCGACTTCTTCTGCCGTAGTTTCACGGTGTTCACCTTGTTCTTCATCACCTGAGCTTGCTTTAACTTCTGTACCGAAGCCACCTGCAATCACGCTGATAAATGAACGGTTCATCGCTTTACACATAATGTAAGACAGAATCGCACCTGATGAACCTACTAACGCACCGGTTACAATTAACAAGTCATTGCTTAGCATAAAACCGGCTGCCGCTGCCGCCCAACCTGAATACGAGTTCAGCATTGAAACCACTACCGGCATATCCGCACCACCGATAGATGATACTAAGTGCCATCCGAAGACTAATGCGATTACCGTCATAATCAGCACTGGGAAAATATTCTCAGGGTGATTTAAGAATACGACCATTAATAATGCAGAAACGATTAATGCCGCTAAGTTCCATTTGTGTTTATGCGGGATATTTAATGCAGCCGAAGACACTTTACGACCGAATAATTTACCGCTTAATTTACCGAATGCTACTAATGACCCAGAGAAAGTCACCGCACCGATAAAGATACCAAGGAACACTTCAACGTTATGAATGTTAGCCAGCGTTGCTTGTTCTGCGTGGAATGCCGCTAACGCCACTTCATCTAAATTTGCCGGCGGAATCGCATCTACGTGTAAACCGTAGCTGTTAAAACCAACTAATACCGCTGCTAAACCTACAAAGCTGTGCAGAATCGCCACTAATTCCGGCATTTCCGTCATTTCAACTTTTAAGGCTTTTTTCACACCGATAAAGCCACCGATTGCCATAGCGATTAAGATCCAAAGCGTACCCTGTGATTGTGGGCCGAAGATAGTTGCGACTAACGCAATCGCCATACCGACAATACCGTACCAACAACCTGCTTTTGCCGTTTCGTGTTTAGAAAGTCCTGCTAAACTCATAATAAAGAGAATCGCAGCAATAATATATGCAGCTGTTACAAATCCAAAAGACATGAGTTTCTCCTTAACCTTTTCTAAACATTGCAAGCATACGTTGCGTGACTTTGAAACCACCGAAGATATTAATGCTTGCCACTAAAATCGCAATAAACGCAAGAATATCCACGAAGAAATTACCGGTCGGCTGCGCAATTTGTAATACCGCACCGACAATGATAATTCCCGAAACCGCATTGGTTACCGCCATTAACGGCGTATGTAATGCATGGCTAACGTTCCAAACCACATAATAACCCACCACACAGGCTAAGACGAATACAGTGAAGTGTGATAAAAATGCCGCCGGTGCTACAGAGGCTAACCATAAGAATAATGCACCGACACCAGCCATTACACCGTATTTAATACGTGGATCAGTCGGTTTTTCTTCTTTTTTCTCAACCGGTGCCGCAGCCGCTTGTTTTTGCGGTTGAGCCGAAACTTGAATCGGTGGTGCCGGCCAAGTTAATTCACCGTCACGTACTACCGTTACACCACGTAACACCACATCTTCAAAATTGATATCGATTTGACCGTCTTTATTTGGGGCAAGTAACTTGAGTAAGTTAACTAAGTTTGTACCGTAAAGTTGTGAAGATTGGGTTGGTAAACGTGCTGGGAAATCCGTATAACCAATCACTTTTACTTGATTCTCGGTGACAATAACTTCGCCCGCTTTAGTGTAATCGCAGTTACCGCCGGTTGCCGCCGCTAAATCGACAATCACTGAGCCCGGTTTCATTGAATCAACCATTTCTTTAGTGATTAAACGAGGTGCTGCTTTACCCGGAATCGCTGCTGTGGTGATAATAATATCGACTTCTTTTGCTTGTTCAGCATAAAGTTCCATCGCACGACGGTTAAACTCTTCTGACATCACTTTCGCATAGCCATCGCCTGAGCCGCCTTCTTCTTCAAAATCGATTTCTAAGAAGTCTGCGCCCATAGATTTCACTTGTTCTTTTACTTCCGGACGAGAGTCAAACGCACGAACAATCGCACCTAAGCTATTTGCCGCACCGATTGCCGCTAAACCGGCAACACCCGCACCGATAACCAGCACTTTTGCCGGTGGAACTTTACCAGCCGCAGTAATTTGACCGGTAAAGAAGCTACCGAATGCATTTGCCGCTTCAATAACTGCACGATACCCAGAAATATTTGCCATTGAACTCAATGCATCAAGCGCTTGCGCACGCGAAATACGAGGCACTGCGTCCATTGCTAATACATTGATTTTCTTAGCTTGCAATTTTTCCATTAATTGTGGATTTTGCGCAGGCCAAATGAAACTCACTAGCGTTGCGCCTTCTTTAATAAGGGCAATTTCAGCATCGGTTGGCGCATTCACTTTAAAAATAATATCTGAATTCCAAACCTCTTGTTGCGTGCCAACAGCCGCACCTGCGTTTACAAATGCGTTGTCCTCAAAACTCGCTTTAAAACCTGCATCGTGTTCAACGAGCACATCAAAGCCGAGCTTTTTGATCTGTTCAACGGTTTTTGGCGTTGCCGCCACACGTGTTTCACCGTCTAACAGCTCTCTTGGTACACCAATAAGCATAAAGACTCCTGTATGGTTGATGTTTATATATTGTGCTAAAAATAGCCTATTTCGAAAAAATAAGACTAGGCGTAATGTACCATTAAATAAGTAGAATTTGTAAAAAAATTACGCCTCATAAATCAATTAATTGCAAATTCTCAGTTTGCGACAAATCTGCTAAAATCTAGCATAACAAAAATGTAATAAATAGAACCAGAATGAATAGCTTAGACCAAATTCAAATTATCCTGATCGAAACTTCCCTCCCCGCCAATATTGGCTCTGCCGCTCGTGCGATGAAAACCATGGGGCTAACAAATTTACGTTTAGTTGCTCCGCTTAACCCGATTGACGAACAAGCTCAAGCTCTCGCTGCCGGTGCAAAAGATGTGTTGGATAACGCCCAAATTTTCCACTCGTTTGAACAAGCGGTTGCAGATTGCCAATTAGTAATCGGCACCAGTGCTCGATTACGTCATCTACAAAATACTCTTATTGAGCCGAGAGATTGCGGTAAATTAGCGGTTGAACGTGCCGAAAGAGGTAAAGTGGCGATTGTATTTGGTCGGGAACGAGTCGGATTAACTAACGAAGAATTACTAAAATGCCATTATCATTTAAATTTTCCGACCAATCCTGACTATGGTTCGTTAAATTTAGCGATGGCAGTACAGCTGGCAAGTTACGAAATACGAATGGCGTGGTTGGAATTGCAAAAAAATCCGCAAATTCGACCGCTTGTTGAGAAAAAAGATTATCCGAATACTGAAGCTTTGGAATATTTCTTTAATCACACCGAGCGACTGTATAAACAATTAGGCTTTATCCGCAATGATGCGGTAATGCTCAAGCTCCGCCGCTTATACCAACGTGCCGAACTTGAAACCAATGAGTTGAATTTATTAAGAGGAATGTTGACTTCCGTTGAGAAGCAGATAGAAAAATAAAAAAATCCCCAAAATATCGTTATCGATTTTCTGGGGCTTTTTCTTACTGTCTTGCCATTCTCAAATTTTGCGGAACAGACTCAAAATTTGAACGGAACGGATTAATATCCAAACCGCCTCGGCGGGTATAACGTGCATACACCGTTAATTTTTCCGGCTGTGCAAATTGCATAAGATCGGTAAAAATACGCTCTACGCATTGTTCGTGGAACTCATTATGTTCACGGAATGACACTAAATAGCGTAATAATTTTTCTCGATTCAATTTTTTACCGACATAGTGAATTTGCACACTGCCCCAGTCCGGTTGCGAGGTAATCAAGCAGTTTGATTTCAACAAATGACTGACCAAGGTTTCTTCAACCACTTCCCCTTCTGCCACGCCTGCTAAATACTCGTTAGAAAATTCGTAACTGTCAATTTGAATATCTTGTTCATCAATACACTCACCGGCAAAATCAACAATCGGTTGCTGGGTGTAAGCAGATAATTTGTAAACTTTTACCGAAACTTGACCGCTTGCACATTGGCTGAGATCTTTAGCCAATGTTTGTTCCACTTGTTCCAATGAGGCAAATTTGGTTTGGTTAAAGCTGTTTAAATAGAGCTTAAAGCTTTTTGATTCAATTAAATTCTCGCTGCGAAAATCAATTGCCACATCGGCAATCGCTACCTGTGGTAAACCGTTTTCGTTTAACCAAGACAATTCATAACAGGTCCAAACATCTGCACCTCGATCAAACGGTTGTTGTTCGGTAATCCCCAAACCGTCACGGTTTAATTTACGGGGAACAGGTTGCAAAAGCGTAGGATCATATTCGCTTTTATACTCGGTTTTTTGCCCTAATTTCAGGGCAGATAATGATTTATCGTTGTAGTTCATCTTTTTAAACTTTTGATTCTATAAAATAATTAATACATTGAAGTGATTACTTAAT encodes the following:
- the queF gene encoding NADPH-dependent 7-cyano-7-deazaguanine reductase QueF (Catalyzes the NADPH-dependent reduction of 7-cyano-7-deazaguanine (preQ0) to 7-aminomethyl-7-deazaguanine (preQ1) in queuosine biosynthesis), with the translated sequence MNYNDKSLSALKLGQKTEYKSEYDPTLLQPVPRKLNRDGLGITEQQPFDRGADVWTCYELSWLNENGLPQVAIADVAIDFRSENLIESKSFKLYLNSFNQTKFASLEQVEQTLAKDLSQCASGQVSVKVYKLSAYTQQPIVDFAGECIDEQDIQIDSYEFSNEYLAGVAEGEVVEETLVSHLLKSNCLITSQPDWGSVQIHYVGKKLNREKLLRYLVSFREHNEFHEQCVERIFTDLMQFAQPEKLTVYARYTRRGGLDINPFRSNFESVPQNLRMARQ